The Silene latifolia isolate original U9 population chromosome 4, ASM4854445v1, whole genome shotgun sequence region tctacagtaataattattacattactgaaaaatttagcaacttatactttatagtttaatatcaattttattttattttaatgaaaaaatcacaattatgaatttatttaaaaaatgagAGTTTATTTgtaagaatatattcattgaaaagataataatgtaatgaaagaaaattttatttattaccttatttagctagatgttttttggagggaaaactaagagaatttttattctcttagtagtagggggattgtATATTAACATAATGAAATGTACACGGTATTTATAGTTTACATATGTTAGCAACTAAGGTAAGAAAATAATTTACAAAATATAGAATTCCTATAATTACAATATTCACATAATCAATTAGGATATTTCATCCTAATTGCTAGAGATATGGTTAATAGAAATGATTTTCTGACAGGTCTTATGTCTATAAGGCCCTGTTTTTTGGATCAAATTATCTGAATGAATCAACTTAATGGAGtttgaatcaatcgaatcaacttaatggAGTGAATCAACTGAATCAATGAATCAATCGATTCAAtctgaatcgaatcaatcaatcaaataataataaaaagattatattaataataataataatactaataataaatattataataaaaataataccaataataataataaatattattataatattattcattaataataatataatctaataataataatctaataagatatataaaaaataaaatagtaatataataataaagatagtaataataatatattagtaatataaatgataacattattaataataatataatatattaataataataactaataaataaataataataatataataataataatatgtctaatactccctccaattcgttatattgttcccatttgcttttggcacgatacttaagaaatactattaaaaatgaataaaggacattGGTGGGGTTGATGttaggagagagagatgaattaataggagttaaataatgaGTTGTGAGGCCAAAATagtaagaaaagtaataaaataggagtaaaaaagTTATGTGGGGTTTGattataggagagagaaatgaataaaataagagaaaaaagttactaaaaaaggaaaggggaacattacctgaataatccgttttgggaaacagggaacattatagcgaattggagggagtataataacttattaatataataatattaaatataataataataataataataaatatgttactTTTCTTACTATTTTGGCCCCACAACTCATTTTATTGCCAGGACTGAGATGTACTGATTGAATTTCATTAAAAAAAACTTGTTTCATGGCGCTTTTTCTTTCTGTTTAGTTGCTTGTTCGATACAAAAAATTACTGGTGGAAATTGAAGGTCTTACTCGTAATTGAGGAATTTTATGTCTCATAACTTTCTACCAATGCTTTTATCATGTTCATTTCCACCGGTGCCAATTGCCAAAGACGTATTACTCAGTGGTTTTGAATTATGATTTGAGTAAAGTAAAATGACTCACTAAACCGGCCGTTTCCTTTAATTGTAGGGTCACAAGGAATTTCTTGCAGAAGTACAGTTTCTTGGTGTTGTTGATAATCCAAGGCTGGTAAAGCTTTTGGGATATTGTGCCATAAATGGAGAAAGAGGGATCCAGAGACTATTGGTCTATGAGTACATGCCTAATAAAAGCCTAGAAGATCATTTATTCGCCAATGGGTCGCATCCTCTACCTTGGATACAAAGGTTAAAGATAATGTTGGAGGCAGCTGAAGGATTGGCATATCTACATCAAGGAATGGAAGTGCAGGTTGGTTCTCTTCTCTACTCTGCCTGGAATCTATGAATATCAGCAGAGTGTTCGGTTCTTGCTGATGAGAACTTCTCAAAGTGTCGTGTCCTAACATGACTTTCAAAGAGAGATGGTGCTTGATTCTCATGTTAGTGTCATAGGTTTGTTTAGTGAGCCAGGAATCGTCCAAGCATCAACTAGCATAAATACAGAATTGTTTCTAATGCCCACTTATAACTTATTGATTGCTGGTTTCGTTCTTCGAGATATCATCGTAATGATTCTGAAATTTTCAACCAAATATCATGGCTTAAGTCTTGTTTCCAGCCCTCCTATATTTCGGGCCATTAAGCACAGTTACAGAATCTTTGTCGCTGCATTTTCAACTGTTCTTGTGTTTCTTATCAGGTGATCTTTCGAGATTTCAAATCCTCAAATGTGTTGTTAGATGAGAACATGCAAGCAAAATTATCGGATTTTGGAATGGCCAGGGAAGGGCCTCGTGGAGAACATACACATGTATCAACTATGGTGAGTCGTGTTATTGACTTGCCTAAATTCTTAGCAGCATTTTGGTCACTTCTTAATTGGCTAATAGTAATACTTCCATTTTGCCCCCAATAATCATCTTTTGCGAATTTTCTTGATCTCCATTTCCAATGGAGCCGGAGACTCGTTACTCGCTATTCTTTGGTTTCGGAGTATATGCTAGAATAAAGCATAAAAACTTGCTGAACTGTGTAGAGTCCACTGATGAGACTTCGACGCAAATTTGAATATGGGTCATGCGGAAACAATCTCTTTTGATTTACATGTGATTTAACTAGCAGAGTAGCAGGTAACTAGCTGGTAAAGTCATTGAGACATAGTACTCATACGAGGTCTGTCACTGTTATAAATGCCCTTATGTCTCCTCTTACACCCAAAAATGTGGTGGCTCTGGTTATGACTACCTCTTCTCCTGGCAAAACCAGATAGTGTTAAGCGCAAATGAACTTCTTACCCGTATATCCTCGTATCAAGCCATTCTTTGGTATAGTATGCATTTACTCGTCTCAGTAGATTAGTTTTGACTTTCAGAGTTATCACCAAGCACAAACCTTTTACTGTCCATTTAAGGTTTCATTGTTAATGAAATGCTGTCTTGTTTTATTCTCGAACATTCAGCCCGTGGGCACGTATGGGTATGCCGCCCCAGAGTATATTAAAACGGGTCATCTCAGGAATAAGAGCGACATTTACAGTTTCGGAGTGGTACTATATGAGATCCTAACAGGCAGACGGACCATAGAAAGAAACCGGCCCACTTCTGAACAGAAGCTTTTGGATTGGGTTCAACGGTTCCCTGCTGATAGTAAGATGTTTTACATGATAATGGACTTCCGGTTGAGGAATCAGTATCCTCTACGCACAGCTCGTAAAATAGCCAAGTTAGCTGATACATGTCTAAGAAGTGAAGCTGAAGATCGACCTGATATGAATGAGATAATTGAAGTGTTAAAGGAGGCTATACTGGAATCAGAGAACTCCAAGTAGCCGATTAGAGGCAATAAAGGGGAAACTTGCAGCAACGAATATTACTCACTCTTTATCAAATATGAGTGTGTATAACAGTATAAGCGTAGGACTATGCTATCTTGTGAAAAATTCTCATGTTTTTGGTTTATATGTTAAGTGTTCAAGTGTCAAAAATTTGTGTGAATGCCGAGTGTTggacatgggttgatgggtacaCGAATTGATAGATGTTTCAAAGTAACATACTACGTAAGTAGGAAGGTAGCGTCTAACGGAAGACAGAGGATGGTCTGTAAGGGTGTCTGAAGCATATAAATATATGTTTCTTATTCAGAAGAGAATAAAGATCTGGTATTCTGAGAGTGAGCTTAGATTAAGGTTTAGGAAATATTTTTTCGGTGTTTTTCGCCAAGAATCTGTAATGAGTAAATAACAATCATAATGAATTTCCTGCTATTTGTATGTTCATGGTTTATCACCaaaatctacctagtataaaagctaggtttttTCTTGCTTTCTTATTGGTCCCTGTTTTTTAGGGGTTGAAAAAACATTTATTTAAGTAGGGCCCTCATGTAAAACTACATATTTAATTACCCTCACCTTATGCAATTAATCTCTCCCCTCCTTTTACTAATTCCTAATTATGTGGGTTGCACAGGAAGATTAATAAAAGATCTAGCTAAAATAGATTAATGTAAAATTTccaagaaaaacatgtttttttacTATACGCAAATTAAAGTTGTATTACTTACaaaatttcttttatttcttaaaTCAATTAAGGGATGACTAACCAATTACAAGAGATATAAACGAAAACGTATTTTAATAATTTGATGTTGATGGTGGATATCGaaaaataaatgtaaactaataatcAATGGACTATACAACATATGACAAAATAGTATACAAAGTCTTCATCCTTTATTGTAAAGAAAATCAAATACATAAAATAACCGATCTATTTATTTCAATTTTTGACCCAAAAAATTAAAATTACCAACTAAAATGAGTACTTTTTTCACCATGCATTTATTTTAGCGCCGTAACTTTAGATTTGTGCATTAGGAATGACTAATGAGGTGAAGTCGTGAAGATGATAAGTAGATTGGATGGGGGTGATGAGAGCAAAAAGGGTAAGAGTAAACATAATTGAATATTGTGTGGAGGGGTAAATGATTGAATGCAGCGGAGACTAATTTAGGGTATGAATAGTAGTATGAATTATGATGGACATGAGTTACAGACTTACAGTGATTCGTCCAAATTTTGGTCGGTTTAGGCCGGCTCACTAATCAATTTTTAtaaaaaacaattaatttatatTGTATCTTTGTTAATTATTCTGTTGATTTCTTTAATATGAGTCACGAGTCATTGTTAATGCAACTTTTAGGATAATGAGtattttttgttttattattattattattattattattattattattagtgtttaaatttatttatttaaatttcaGTATATTTTGTTATCATTATATTCATTGAATAAGTATACTTTTATTCAACTTAATTCTAATAATAAGATGTGGAGTAGAAATTAAATCATTTGGTCAAGTAATTATTGAATATTCAGTCCCATGCAATTATATAGACTATTTTCAATACTTATTTATTTAGTCAAGTTATTGAATATTCGACTAGCAATTATATCCATATGATATTATACGTTATCATTATATATCTTATCATTTAAAGAAgtaacccgtgcattttttgcacgggattaaaactagtagCTACTATATATCCGTGGGATATGGTTGTTCTGGCATCCAGATGAAGTCACCGTCACCCCTATTATCCATCCTCCCCAACACGTTACGGTTGAGATTACCCGTGTAGGTGAAGTACCTTGGTATTATTCGGCAGTGTATGCAGGCCCGGATGCTACTAAAAAAGAAGAACTATGGCGGGAGCTAGAGTCGTTTGCCCGAACCCATGATAGGTCGTGGTTGGCCATGGGGGATTTCAATGATACTCGTTACATCCATGAACGTAATGGGCTTAGTGATGGAATGCGGCGGAGATATAACAAATTTAATGCTTGGTGCGAGAATAATAACTAGATTGACCTCGACTATTCTGGACCGGATCATACATGGTCTCGAGGGCTAACTGCTTCTACTCGTCAATGGGCTAGGTTAGATCGGGCCATGTGTAATTCGGAATGGCGTACAATGTTTGCGGAAGGATCTTTACGACATCTTATGCAAAATCAGTCGGACCACTGCCCTATAATTGTAAGTACTACTGGTTTTGCACCTATCCCCAAAGTCCTTCGACCCTTTCGTTTTCAGGCTGCGTGGATGTGTCATGCTCGTTTTTCGGAATTTGTGGACTCGAATTGGTCTAATGAACAACCTTTATTCCCCTTTATCCACGATTTTACAAACCTTCTACAAGACTGGAATAAGAATATGTTTCATAATATTTTCGCAAGAAAGAGGAGTCTTGAAAGGAGGCTACTTGGCATTCAAAAACGTCTTTCTAATAGCGGGCCCAATTATTTATTTAAATTGGAGCTTAAACTAAAAAAGCAGTTGGATGAAGTCCTAAGGGAAGAGGAGCTTTTGTGGTTTCAAAAATCTCGTATGGAAGCTATATGCGATGGTGATAGAAACACACGCTTTTTCCATTTGAGAACGATTATCCGACGAAAGCATAACCGAATTGAAGGATTGCAAGACGCATCATGAAGCTGGGTTTGGGATGCTGATACCATTAAGAGGATGGTGATTGATTTTTTTCGAGACCTATTTGCAGGGCCAAATTCACCCATAAATCTTGAGGGATTAACGATTGGCCGTTTCCCGGCTCTAACAAGTCAGGAAACCAAGAAGTTAAACCGTCAATATGTGATAGCTGATGTCCAATATGCTCTCAACCAGATGTCCCCTTTTAAGGCTCCCGGACCGGATGGTTTTCAAGCACTGTTTTACCAATCTCAGTGGGAAACGGTTTCTCCGAGCCTATGCAATTTGGTTTTTGATGTGCTGCACAATGGCAACTTCCCAGATGGATTGGGTGAAACGTTTATCTCGCTTATTCCAAAGGTCGATCACCCACAGACTGTTTCACAGTTCCGGCCTATTGGACTATGTAACGTCGCGTACAAGATTATCACGAAGATGATTGTGAACCGTTTAAAGCCAGTACTTCCCATTCTTATTAACCTCATGCAGTGTAGTTTTGTTCCCAAGCGTCAGATTACGGACAACATCATCATTGTCCAGGAAGCATTACACTCCATGCGGAGCAGGAAAGGGAGCACGGGTTTTATGGCTCTCAAACTTGATCTTGAGAAGGCTTATGACAGACTCGAATGGCCGTTCATTCATTTCACACTTCGAGATATGGGACTCCCACCTCGGATGGTTCAAAGTATTATGCAGTGCATCAAATCTTCGTCATTGAATGTATTGTGGAATGGAGAAAGGACGAAACCGTTTGCGCCCACACGAGGCATCCGTCAAGGCGATCCTCTTTCACCATACATTTTTACGATATGTATGGAAAAATTGAGCCAATTGATTGAAGAATATAGTGGAGGAAGCCAATGGAAAGGGTTTCAAATTTGTCGAGGAGGCCCTACTTTAACGCATTTATTTTTCGCTGACGACATTATCTTATTTGGAGAAGCAACAGTTCAACAGGCCCAATTGATTAATCGTGTTTTGAACGCCTTTTGCCAAGCATCAGGTCAGCGGGTAAATAGAGCAAAATCTAAGGTCTATTTCTCACCCAATGTCGATGGAGAGGATGTTTCGTTTATCATTAACGAACTGCAAATAGCGAGTACTGACGACTTGGGCATGTATTTAGGCGTGCCTACCCTCAATGGTCGGGTAACAAGAGAAACTTTCGAGTTCATTGCTCAAAAAGCGACAAAAGGTTATTGGGATGGAAGTCCAAAAACCTTTCGTTGGCAGGACGTGCGACGTTGGTTCAATCGACCCTATCATCGATTCCATCTTACGCCATGCAGATAGCTAGGTTGCCTCGGCTTGTTTGTGACGATCTTGATAAAAAAATCCCGGCGTTTTTTGTGGGGTGGAAATCAAGAAAATCGAGCTCTAAGTCTAGTGTCGTGGGACATGGTTACTAAGGAGAAGGAAAGTGGTGGTCTTGGCTTGCGCTCGATGCGTCAAGTTAACACTGCTTTCATGGCCAAGCTAGGATGGCGCCTCCTATTGGAACCCAATGCCCTTTGGGCGAGAATTTTACGTCATAAGTATTGCAAAGGGAGATGCGACGTGTACATGTTTAAACCTAAACCTTTATGTTCTAATGTTTGGAAAGGTATGGTTGAAGGATTTAATGCGCTGAAATCGGGTTTTAGTGCGTCGATTGGTAATGGAAAGAAAACTCTTTTCTGGAAACATGCTTGGGCTTTGAATGTGCCCCTTGAGACTCTCACTCCCATTCCGATTGATGCTTCCATTACAGGATGTGCAGTGGAAGAAATGTGGGATCCCATGATAGACTGGCGGTGGGAATTATTTGCAGACTATTTGTCCTCGGAGATTCTTCAAACC contains the following coding sequences:
- the LOC141653690 gene encoding putative serine/threonine-protein kinase PBL19 isoform X2 — translated: MGCFSLFKKEKKANAAHELKKQATENVANKRVSKSANSASSSSKTIPELYREKQHNLRVFTYSELREATSGFNKLLKIGEGGFGSVYKGTIQPLNGLGSSIVVAIKKLNKHGLQGHKEFLAEVQFLGVVDNPRLVKLLGYCAINGERGIQRLLVYEYMPNKSLEDHLFANGSHPLPWIQRLKIMLEAAEGLAYLHQGMEVQVIFRDFKSSNVLLDENMQAKLSDFGMAREGPRGEHTHVSTMPVGTYGYAAPEYIKTGHLRNKSDIYSFGVVLYEILTGRRTIERNRPTSEQKLLDWVQRFPADSKMFYMIMDFRLRNQYPLRTARKIAKLADTCLRSEAEDRPDMNEIIEVLKEAILESENSK
- the LOC141653690 gene encoding putative serine/threonine-protein kinase PBL19 isoform X1; the protein is MGCFSLFKKEKKANAAHELKKQATENVANNRVSKSANSASSSSKTIPELYREKQHNLRVFTYSELREATSGFNKLLKIGEGGFGSVYKGTIQPLNGLGSPIVVAIKKLNKHGLQGHKEFLAEVQFLGVVDNPRLVKLLGYCAINGERGIQRLLVYEYMPNKSLEDHLFANGSHPLPWIQRLKIMLEAAEGLAYLHQGMEVQVIFRDFKSSNVLLDENMQAKLSDFGMAREGPRGEHTHVSTTGHKEFLAEVQFLGVVDNPRLVKLLGYCAINGERGIQRLLVYEYMPNKSLEDHLFANGSHPLPWIQRLKIMLEAAEGLAYLHQGMEVQVIFRDFKSSNVLLDENMQAKLSDFGMAREGPRGEHTHVSTMPVGTYGYAAPEYIKTGHLRNKSDIYSFGVVLYEILTGRRTIERNRPTSEQKLLDWVQRFPADSKMFYMIMDFRLRNQYPLRTARKIAKLADTCLRSEAEDRPDMNEIIEVLKEAILESENSK